The Methanomassiliicoccales archaeon DNA window CAGGGGATGTGTGTCTTACGATTCGCATGCTTTCCCTTTGAAGGCGTACCTTTGACCATTCTTCTTCTCTCCTTGCACTTTCATCTTTCGCAACAATCAAGGTGAAATGTAGATGACATTATCGCCTCTCACTATAGCGATATCGAGTTTCCTCACAACCTCTTTATTGACGAGCTCTTCAACATTCTTGAGCACGAGATTCATGTGAGGATCATATCCGTCCAATATCCCTCTGTACTCTCTGTTCGCCTTTAGTTCAACGATGACATGGCGGTTGATAGCCTGATTGAGAACCGTGAGAGGTTTTTGCATGCTCAGTCACCAGTTGCCCGATAACGCCCAGACTATTTGAATCTTTGCGTTCATTAATTGATTGCGATCATACGAAGGCCCCGATCGTC harbors:
- a CDS encoding small nuclear ribonucleoprotein (Enables 3` processing of polyadenylated mRNAs and tRNA precursors); protein product: MQKPLTVLNQAINRHVIVELKANREYRGILDGYDPHMNLVLKNVEELVNKEVVRKLDIAIVRGDNVIYISP